A region of the Fibrobacter sp. genome:
TTCAACAGGGACGGCTGCAACGGTTCCGTTCGCGACTACTACCTCGACGTTTCCAACGGGCAGCTGGACCTCACGAACGAGGTATTCGGCTGGTACCGCGCGAAACACCCCAAGTCCTGGTACGAGGGGCTGAACGGATACAGCGGCTCGGATTCGCTGATGAAGGAAGTGTTCGCGTATTTCGACCCGCAGGTGGATTTTTCGCGCTACGACAACGACAAGGACGGCACCACCGAGGCCATCAACATCGTGTACGCCGGCGCGGGCGAAACCTGGGGACAGGGGCTGTGGCCCCATTCGGGATGGTCTTCGGAAAGGAGGGACGGCGTGAAGCTCACGCACCACCAGATGACGGACATGCCGGGCACATTTTCCATATACGTATTCGTGCACGAGAGCGGTCACATGATTTTCGGCTGGCCCGACCTGTACTGGTACGGGGACTACTGCACCATGGGCAACAGGCCGAGCGACAAGAACCCCGTGGCGATAAACGACTTCTACCGCGCGGACCAGGGATGGATTCCGTTCGTGGACATCACGGGCGACGACGTGAGCCTCGAGAACACCAAGCCGGGCGAAGTCTGCTACCGCTACAAGAACCCCGCAAGGCCCGACAAAGAAGGGCTAGTGTGGTCGTACGTGCGCAACACGGGCCGCAACAAGGTTCTCGCCGGGAGCGGGCTTTTGATGCAGCATTACGATTTTTCCATCGACGGGAATTCCGCCTCGGACAAGCTCGGGTTGAGAATCGTGCACGCGAGTTCCGCGGGCAAGTCTACAGACAACGTAGCGGACCAGTGGCCGAGCCCGGGAAGCACCGCGAACACGTTCTTCAAGAGCGGGAAATATTCTGAATTTTCGGACGACGCCTACCCCGCTATACGCTGGTACAACGGTTCCAAAACCGGGCTCAAGATCACCGACATCGGGACGCCCGGCGAAACGCTCGCGTTCTGCATCGGCGGAAACTGCCCCGCGGAACCGGAATCCTCCAGCGCGACACCGCAGTCCTCTTCTACCGTCACGCCGAGGTCCTCTTCCGGCGTCACACCGCAGTCGAGCTCCAGCTCGGCAAAGGTGCCCACCAGCAGTTCCACGGAACAGGCAAGTTCGAGCAGCACGGCCCGCATCGTCGTCACGAACATCGAAAAGGCGGGGCGCGGCAAGGCCGGGAACAGGATTTTCAACATCCTCGGCAAGCCGGTGGGGCAAAGGGACGAATCGGGAGCCATGCCCGACCTGCCCAAGGGCATTTATATAGAAACCGAATAGCGGAAAGATAATATAAGATAAAATTATGTCCAGCCCGCCCAAATGACGGACTGGCTTTTTTAAAGCGTAAGCCAAGGCACTTTGTTACAAAAAAGTTTCAAATTTCTTATGCAGACGTGACGTAGGAAAGACTGCTACTGGAGGTCGGGGCGGAACCCATTGATAATTTCTATCTTGTACCCAACAAAACACTAAACGCTAATTCAACAGTATAAGGATATAATGAGTCTCAAAATCGTTGTGCTTGCTAAGCAAGTACCTGACACACGAAACGTAGGCCCGGACGCCATGACGCCGCAGGGCACTATCAATCGTGCCGCACTGCCCGCAGTCTTCAACCCCGAAGACCTGAACGCCCTGGAGCAAGCCCTTCGCCTGAAGGACCAGTTCCCGGGTTCCACCATTTCCGTGCTGACCATGGGTCTGCCGAAGTCCGCTGAAGTCATCCGCGAAGCCCTTTACCGCGGAGCCGACTGCGGTTACGTGATTACGGACCGTACCCTCGGTGGTGCAGACACGCTCGCCACGAGCTACACCCTCGCCCAGGCCGTCAAGAAGGTCGGCGACTATGATATTATTCTCGGTGGCCGCCAGGCTATCGACGGCGATACCGCCCAGGTGGGCCCGCAGATCGCCGAAAAGCTCGGCCTCACGCAGGTGACCTACGCCGAAGAAATCCTCTCCCTCGACGAAAAGGCCAAGAAGGTCGTCATCCGCCGCCACATCGACGGTGGTGTGGAAACGGTGGAAGCACCGCTACCGCTGGTCGTGACCGTGAACGGCAGTGCCGCTCCGTGCCGCCCGCGCAACGCCAAGCGCATCATGAAGTACAAGAACGCCACGGTGGTTGCCGAACGCGCCCCCGAACAGGCCGAAAAGTACGAAGCGCTCATCGCAAAGAAGCCCTACCTCAACATCCCGCAGTGGGGTGCCGCCGATATCGACGCCGACCCGACTCAGATCGGTAAGGCCGGTTCTCCGACGAACGTGAAGGCCGTCAAGAACATCGTGTTCAAGGCGAAGGAAAGCCGCACGCTCACCGCGAGCGACGCCGATGTGGAAGGACTTATCAAGGAACTTTTAGACGAGAAGATTATAGGCTAACCCATGAACAACGTATTTGTATATTGCGAAATTGAGGGCACGACCGTCGCTGACGTCTCCCTCGAACTGCTGTCCAAGGGTCGCAAGCTCGCCAACACGCTCGGCGTCCAGCTCGAGTGCATTTGCGCAGGCAAGGGCCTTGATGGCATTGAAAAGCAGGTTCTCCCCTACGGTGTGGACAAGGTCCATGTGTTCGACGCCGAAGGCCTGTTCCCCTACACCACCAACCCGCACGCATCGCTCGTGGTGAACCTCTTCAAGGAAGAGCAGCCGCAGATTTGCCTGCTGGGTGCAACGGTGATTGGCCGCGACCTCGGCCCGCGCATTTCTAGCGCCATGCACAGCGGCCTTACCGCCGACTGTACCGAACTCGAAATCGACAGCTTCGAAATGAGCATCGGCGGCGTGAAGAAGGCTTACGAAAATCAGCTCTGCCAGATCCGTCCGGCTTTCGGCGGTAACATCGTCGCAACGATCGTGAACCCGGAACACCGCCCGCAGATGGCAACCGTCCGCGAAGGCGTGATGAAGAAAGAAATCGCCGACCCGAACTACAAGGGCGAAGTCATCAAGCACGACGTGGCCAAGTATGTTCCGGAAACGGAATACGTGGTCAAGGTGCTCGAACGCCACGTGGAAAAGGCCAAGCACAACCTCAAGGGCGCCCCGATCGTGGTGGCCGGTGGTTACGGCATGGGCTCCAAGGAAAACTTCGACATGCTGTTCGAACTTGCCAAGG
Encoded here:
- a CDS encoding M6 family metalloprotease domain-containing protein, with the translated sequence MKNRILPLGLLLLTFPTMLFADIVYQGKRVQSWPEEAMPRFDNSRTALLRTQAITTKSHYAAPKGKIYSLTLLVDFPDKPAPVTVSEVEDWLNKEGFNRDGCNGSVRDYYLDVSNGQLDLTNEVFGWYRAKHPKSWYEGLNGYSGSDSLMKEVFAYFDPQVDFSRYDNDKDGTTEAINIVYAGAGETWGQGLWPHSGWSSERRDGVKLTHHQMTDMPGTFSIYVFVHESGHMIFGWPDLYWYGDYCTMGNRPSDKNPVAINDFYRADQGWIPFVDITGDDVSLENTKPGEVCYRYKNPARPDKEGLVWSYVRNTGRNKVLAGSGLLMQHYDFSIDGNSASDKLGLRIVHASSAGKSTDNVADQWPSPGSTANTFFKSGKYSEFSDDAYPAIRWYNGSKTGLKITDIGTPGETLAFCIGGNCPAEPESSSATPQSSSTVTPRSSSGVTPQSSSSSAKVPTSSSTEQASSSSTARIVVTNIEKAGRGKAGNRIFNILGKPVGQRDESGAMPDLPKGIYIETE
- a CDS encoding electron transfer flavoprotein subunit alpha/FixB family protein; amino-acid sequence: MNNVFVYCEIEGTTVADVSLELLSKGRKLANTLGVQLECICAGKGLDGIEKQVLPYGVDKVHVFDAEGLFPYTTNPHASLVVNLFKEEQPQICLLGATVIGRDLGPRISSAMHSGLTADCTELEIDSFEMSIGGVKKAYENQLCQIRPAFGGNIVATIVNPEHRPQMATVREGVMKKEIADPNYKGEVIKHDVAKYVPETEYVVKVLERHVEKAKHNLKGAPIVVAGGYGMGSKENFDMLFELAKELHAEVGASRAAIDAGYADHDRQIGQTGVTVRPKVYIACGISGQIQHLAGMQDSGIIISVNSDPDAPINAIADYVINGTVEEVIPKMIKYYKANNK
- a CDS encoding electron transfer flavoprotein subunit beta/FixA family protein; amino-acid sequence: MSLKIVVLAKQVPDTRNVGPDAMTPQGTINRAALPAVFNPEDLNALEQALRLKDQFPGSTISVLTMGLPKSAEVIREALYRGADCGYVITDRTLGGADTLATSYTLAQAVKKVGDYDIILGGRQAIDGDTAQVGPQIAEKLGLTQVTYAEEILSLDEKAKKVVIRRHIDGGVETVEAPLPLVVTVNGSAAPCRPRNAKRIMKYKNATVVAERAPEQAEKYEALIAKKPYLNIPQWGAADIDADPTQIGKAGSPTNVKAVKNIVFKAKESRTLTASDADVEGLIKELLDEKIIG